A genome region from Triticum aestivum cultivar Chinese Spring chromosome 2B, IWGSC CS RefSeq v2.1, whole genome shotgun sequence includes the following:
- the LOC123042896 gene encoding protein DETOXIFICATION 35: MGLGGDHDAAVVSTLREAAVMVWEESRRLWGIGTPIVVATVSMYVLGSVTTIFVGHLGNLPLAAASIGLSVFFTCSFGFLLGMGSALETLCGQAFGAGQVAMLGVYLQRSWIVLIVAAFLMVPFYVLAEPLLLAIGQDPVVAREAARFALYMLPGAFSLAVNFPTAKFLQAQSKVLVLAWIGVTGLCFHVALTYLLVTVLGWGFRGAAAAYDLTLWAIALGQAAYIIGWCKDGWRGWSMAAFSDMWAFVKLSLESAVMLCLEVWYLGMITVLTGHLQDAQIAVDSLGICMNINGWEFMTFIGLNAAISVRVSNELGSNRPRAAMYAVIVVVVESLLIGILCMALVLMFRNNFSIIFTSDLELQHAVSKIAGLLGLTMVINSVQPILSGVAIGGGWQGLVAYINLGCFYIFGLPLGYLLGYKLNYGVGGIWAGMLCGIALQTMILLFIVWRADWNAEAALASSRVQKWAGTDGTRPLLEDN; encoded by the exons ATGGGTCTCGGCGGCGACCACGACGCGGCGGTGGTAAGCACCCTTCGGGAGGCTGCGGTCATGGTGTGGGAGGAGTCCAGGCGCCTCTGGGGCATCGGCACGCCCATCGTCGTGGCCACGGTCAGCATGTACGTCCTCGGCTCCGTCACCACCATCTTCGTCGGCCACCTCGGCAACCTGCCCCTCGCGGCCGCCTCCATCGGGCTCTCCGTCTTCTTCACCTGCTCCTTCGGATTCTTG CTTGGCATGGGTAGCGCTCTGGAGACGCTGTGCGGGCAGGCGTTCGGCGCCGGCCAGGTGGCCATGCTCGGCGTCTACCTGCAGCGCTCGTGGATCGTCCTCATCGTCGCCGCGTTCCTCATGGTGCCCTTCTACGTCTTGGCCGAGCCGCTCCTCCTCGCAATCGGCCAGGACCCCGTCGTGGCGCGCGAGGCGGCACGCTTCGCGCTCTACATGCTCCCCGGCGCATTCTCCTTGGCCGTCAACTTCCCCACCGCCAAGTTCCTCCAGGCGCAGAGCAAGGTCCTCGTGCTCGCCTGGATCGGCGTCACGGGCCTCTGCTTCCACGTCGCGCTCACCTACCTTCTCGTCACCGTCCTAGGGTGGGGCTTccggggcgccgccgccgcctacgACCTCACGCTCTGGGCCATCGCGCTGGGCCAGGCGGCCTATATCATCGGCTGGTGCAAGGACGGCTGGAGGGGCTGGTCCATGGCGGCGTTCAGCGACATGTGGGCGTTTGTCAAGCTCTCGCTCGAGTCCGCCGTCATGCTCTGCCTTGAGGTTTGGTACCTCGGTATGATCACCGTCCTCACCGGCCACCTCCAGGATGCTCAGATTGCCGTGGACTCGCTTGGCATCTG CATGAATATAAACGGGTGGGAGTTTATGACCTTCATTGGCCTAAATGCTGCTATCAG TGTTCGAGTCTCCAATGAGCTGGGCTCTAACCGTCCAAGGGCAGCTATGTATGCtgtcatcgttgtcgtcgtcgaGTCATTGCTCATTGGGATACTATGCATGGCCCTCGTGTTGATGTTCAGAAATAACTTCTCCATCATCTTCACTAGCGATTTGGAGCTCCAGCACGCCGTCTCCAAGATTGCCGGACTGCTTGGTTTGACCATGGTGATCAACAGTGTGCAGCCGATTCTTTCAG GGGTTGCTATTGGGGGAGGATGGCAAGGCCTTGTTGCATACATCAACCTAGGCTGCTTCTATATTTTTGGATTGCCCTTGGGCTATCTTCTCGGCTACAAGTTAAACTATGGAGTTGGG GGCATTTGGGCTGGCATGCTTTGCGGGATTGCACTTCAGACAATGATCTTACTCTTCATAGTGTGGAGAGCAGATTGGAACGCAGAG GCCGCCCTAGCTTCAAGTCGTGTGCAAAAGTGGGCCGGCACAGATGGAACAAGACCTCTCTTGGAAGATAATTAG